A single window of Nocardia sp. NBC_01327 DNA harbors:
- a CDS encoding DHA2 family efflux MFS transporter permease subunit, whose amino-acid sequence MTTPPDTQATDSANDKLDARVFKIAGVVVLGAIMSILDVTVVTVAIPTFQHDFSTTYAVAAWSMTGYTLALATVIPLTGWAADRFGTKRLYMAALIFFVLGSILCSFAWNISSLIGFRVIQGLGGGMLMPLGMTIMTHAAGPQRIGRVMAVLGVPMLLGPIAGPILGGWLIDSFSWHWIFLINVPIGIIALALAWIVFDADRPEPSESFDFLGMVLASPGLALFLFGVSSIPGEGTVLAAKVLIPAIIGAILLVAFVFHALRTEHPLIDLHLFQNKSLRYAVLTMTLFAMAFFGSGLLLPSYLQQVRGESTLAAGLLIAPQGLGAMLTMPIAGRLVDKMGPGKIVLTGITIMVLGMAFLTQVKSDTPYAALCAALFVMGLGMGCTMMPTMTAAIQTLTHGQVARGSTLMNIVNQTAGSIGTATISVVLTTLLNHRPLAGAAIGSRYSPELAGKIPPADLDRGFSDAAQAFGHTFVVALVLLLLTLIPAFFLPRVKPKNPELTDAPVVVAH is encoded by the coding sequence GTGACCACCCCTCCGGATACACAGGCCACAGATTCGGCCAACGATAAATTGGACGCCCGCGTCTTCAAGATTGCCGGCGTCGTCGTGCTGGGCGCCATCATGTCGATCCTCGACGTGACCGTGGTGACCGTGGCAATCCCCACCTTCCAGCACGACTTCAGCACCACCTACGCCGTCGCGGCCTGGTCGATGACCGGCTACACCCTCGCGCTGGCCACCGTCATTCCACTCACCGGGTGGGCGGCAGACCGATTCGGCACCAAACGCCTCTACATGGCGGCCCTGATCTTCTTCGTGCTCGGCTCCATCCTGTGCAGCTTCGCATGGAATATCAGCTCGCTCATCGGATTCCGTGTGATCCAGGGCCTGGGCGGCGGCATGCTCATGCCGCTGGGCATGACGATCATGACCCACGCGGCCGGCCCGCAGCGCATCGGCCGCGTCATGGCGGTACTCGGCGTGCCGATGTTGCTGGGCCCCATCGCCGGCCCGATCCTGGGCGGCTGGCTGATCGACAGCTTCAGCTGGCACTGGATCTTCCTGATCAATGTGCCCATCGGCATCATCGCGCTGGCCCTGGCGTGGATCGTCTTCGACGCCGACCGGCCCGAACCGTCGGAGAGTTTCGACTTCCTCGGCATGGTGCTGGCCTCACCCGGCCTCGCGCTGTTCCTGTTCGGCGTGTCCTCGATTCCGGGGGAGGGCACCGTCCTGGCGGCGAAGGTCCTCATCCCGGCGATCATCGGCGCGATTCTGCTGGTGGCGTTCGTCTTCCACGCCCTGCGCACCGAACATCCGCTCATCGATCTGCACCTGTTCCAGAACAAATCGCTGCGCTACGCCGTGCTGACCATGACGTTGTTCGCCATGGCGTTCTTCGGCTCGGGTCTGCTGCTGCCGAGCTATCTGCAGCAGGTGCGCGGGGAATCGACCCTCGCGGCCGGTCTGCTCATCGCCCCACAGGGTTTGGGCGCCATGCTGACCATGCCGATCGCCGGACGCCTGGTGGACAAGATGGGCCCGGGCAAGATCGTGCTCACCGGTATCACCATCATGGTGCTGGGCATGGCCTTCCTGACCCAGGTCAAATCCGATACCCCGTACGCGGCGCTGTGCGCGGCACTGTTCGTCATGGGTCTGGGCATGGGCTGCACCATGATGCCGACCATGACCGCCGCCATTCAGACCCTGACCCACGGTCAGGTCGCCCGCGGTTCGACGCTGATGAACATCGTCAACCAGACGGCCGGATCCATCGGCACCGCAACGATTTCCGTGGTGCTGACCACCCTGCTCAATCACCGGCCCCTGGCGGGTGCGGCCATCGGCTCGCGCTACAGCCCGGAACTGGCCGGAAAGATTCCCCCCGCTGATCTCGATCGCGGATTCTCCGATGCCGCACAGGCTTTCGGCCACACCTTCGTGGTCGCGCTGGTGCTGCTACTGCTCACGCTGATCCCGGCGTTCTTCCTGCCGCGGGTCAAACCGAAGAATCCGGAGCTCACCGACGCCCCGGTGGTTGTCGCGCACTGA
- a CDS encoding nuclear transport factor 2 family protein: protein MSAIENKQFIHGIFEQLAQGNTRALGDALAEDCRWTFPGAWSWAGTWQPRSEVLSGLLRPIMAQFDGGYRFETDFLLADGDRVVVQARGYGVTAHGPYHQTYCFVFRLAGGRITEVIEHCDTALVERVLQPVTPAR, encoded by the coding sequence GTGAGCGCAATCGAGAACAAGCAATTCATCCACGGAATCTTCGAGCAGCTGGCGCAGGGCAATACCCGCGCGCTCGGGGACGCGCTGGCCGAGGACTGCCGCTGGACGTTTCCGGGCGCCTGGTCCTGGGCGGGCACCTGGCAGCCCAGGTCCGAGGTGCTGAGCGGGCTGCTGCGCCCGATCATGGCCCAATTCGACGGCGGCTACCGCTTCGAGACCGACTTCCTGCTCGCCGACGGCGACCGGGTGGTGGTGCAGGCCCGCGGTTACGGCGTCACCGCGCACGGCCCGTACCACCAGACCTACTGCTTCGTCTTCCGGCTCGCGGGCGGCCGGATCACCGAGGTCATCGAGCACTGCGACACCGCACTGGTGGAACGGGTCCTGCAGCCGGTCACTCCGGCACGCTAG
- a CDS encoding LysR family transcriptional regulator: MAEFTVTGLRVVREAARGGSFTRAAERLGYTQSAVSRQITLMEQAAGQALFERGSRGVRPTDACRIVLRHADAVLEALDAAREELRTPLPPSRIRVGAFSTATAALVPRAIVAATARYPGLQVRLREGTTPALLSALTRNRIDLAVLSGSDELPEGLESAPLLQDSLYIAVHPAHRLAASAAVPPSALRGERWIIGSADPRTTLLGAWADPAWEPHIAHVARDWVAKLGLVAAGLGITVVPGLAVPALPPTVSLVRIDDPAAVRPTVLVHRRTGPAADHPFAEALRDSAAELGAELRHRLRP, translated from the coding sequence ATGGCAGAGTTCACGGTGACCGGGTTGCGCGTGGTCCGGGAGGCAGCGCGCGGGGGATCGTTCACCCGTGCGGCCGAGCGGCTGGGTTATACGCAGTCGGCGGTATCACGGCAGATCACGCTGATGGAACAGGCGGCCGGGCAGGCGCTGTTCGAGCGGGGGTCGCGGGGCGTGCGGCCCACCGACGCCTGCCGGATCGTGCTGCGGCACGCCGACGCCGTCCTCGAGGCGCTCGATGCCGCGCGCGAAGAACTGCGTACTCCGCTGCCGCCCAGCCGAATACGGGTCGGGGCGTTCTCCACCGCCACCGCCGCCCTGGTGCCGCGCGCGATAGTCGCGGCGACCGCGCGCTATCCGGGACTGCAGGTGCGATTGCGGGAGGGCACGACTCCGGCACTGCTGTCGGCCCTGACGCGCAACCGCATCGATCTGGCCGTGCTGTCCGGTAGCGACGAGCTGCCCGAGGGCCTGGAATCGGCACCGCTGCTGCAGGATTCGCTCTACATCGCCGTGCACCCGGCGCATCGCCTGGCCGCGTCCGCCGCCGTGCCGCCCTCGGCGCTGCGCGGGGAGCGCTGGATCATCGGCAGCGCGGACCCGCGCACCACCCTGCTGGGCGCATGGGCCGACCCGGCCTGGGAACCGCATATCGCGCACGTCGCCCGCGACTGGGTCGCCAAATTGGGCCTGGTGGCCGCCGGACTGGGCATCACCGTGGTGCCCGGTCTGGCCGTCCCCGCGCTGCCGCCCACGGTTTCCCTCGTCCGCATCGACGATCCCGCCGCCGTGCGCCCCACTGTCCTGGTCCACCGCCGCACCGGACCCGCCGCCGATCACCCCTTCGCCGAGGCGCTGCGCGACAGCGCCGCCGAACTGGGTGCCGAACTGCGGCACCGACTTCGGCCGTGA
- a CDS encoding IS110 family transposase, protein MTQAYAVICGIDVGKGEHHAVGLRTGDGKRLHDKALPNDEARLRAVFERLSAHGPLLIVVDQPNTIGALPVTVARAAGHDVAYLPGLAMRRIADLYPGQAKTDARDAFIIADAARTMPHALRQVDTGDETLTELGVLVGFDDDLAGEATRTINRIRGLLTSIHPALERVLGPRTAHPAVLEILSRCGGPVGIAAAGRRKLTTIATKHAPRMGARLVEEILTALPQQSVTVPGTNAAEIVLPKLADSLKAVLLQRRTIAEDIERMLDDHPLAKVLTSMPGVGVRTGARILLEVGDGTAFASAGHLASYAGIAPITHRSGSSIRGEHPARSGNHKLKRALFLSAFAALHDPASRAYYDRKRAEGKKHNAALICLARRRCDVLYAMLHSKQPYRAAA, encoded by the coding sequence ATGACACAGGCGTATGCCGTGATCTGCGGCATCGACGTGGGAAAAGGCGAACATCACGCGGTCGGGCTCCGCACCGGCGATGGAAAACGATTACACGACAAAGCATTACCCAACGACGAGGCCCGGCTCAGAGCGGTGTTCGAGCGCCTGTCCGCCCACGGTCCACTGCTGATCGTGGTCGACCAACCCAACACCATCGGCGCGTTGCCGGTCACCGTCGCTCGCGCCGCCGGACACGACGTGGCCTACCTGCCGGGACTGGCGATGCGCCGCATCGCGGACCTCTATCCCGGCCAAGCCAAAACCGACGCCCGCGACGCGTTCATCATCGCCGACGCCGCCCGAACCATGCCCCACGCCTTGCGCCAGGTGGACACGGGCGACGAAACCCTCACCGAGCTCGGTGTTCTGGTCGGTTTCGACGACGACCTGGCCGGCGAAGCCACCCGCACCATCAACCGCATCCGTGGACTGCTCACCAGCATCCACCCGGCCCTCGAACGTGTCCTGGGACCTCGCACAGCGCACCCGGCGGTGCTCGAAATCCTTTCCCGCTGTGGCGGACCCGTCGGGATCGCGGCAGCCGGACGCCGCAAACTGACGACCATCGCCACCAAGCACGCACCGCGCATGGGCGCCCGGCTGGTCGAGGAAATCCTCACCGCGCTGCCGCAGCAGTCGGTCACCGTTCCAGGCACGAACGCCGCCGAGATCGTCCTGCCCAAGCTGGCAGACTCCTTGAAAGCTGTTCTGCTGCAACGGCGAACAATCGCCGAAGACATCGAGAGGATGCTCGATGACCACCCTCTTGCCAAGGTCCTGACCTCGATGCCCGGCGTCGGAGTCAGGACCGGCGCCCGCATCCTGCTCGAGGTCGGCGACGGCACGGCATTCGCATCGGCCGGCCATCTCGCCTCCTACGCCGGCATCGCACCGATCACCCACCGATCCGGCAGCTCGATCCGCGGCGAACACCCCGCCCGATCAGGCAACCACAAACTCAAACGCGCCTTGTTCCTCTCGGCCTTCGCAGCCCTGCACGACCCGGCCAGCCGCGCCTATTACGACCGCAAACGCGCCGAAGGCAAGAAACACAACGCCGCCCTCATCTGCCTGGCCCGACGCCGCTGCGACGTCCTCTACGCGATGCTCCACAGCAAGCAGCCCTACCGGGCTGCCGCTTGA
- a CDS encoding ABC transporter ATP-binding protein — protein MTTATTGEVLIDIDDVGMSFDGASGERLNVLEHVNLQVRDGEIVALLGRSGSGKSTLLRAVAGLLAPTSGQVRYRGTPLTGSNPGAALVFQSFALMPWLTVQDNVELGLAARGVPPAQRRQRALEAIDRIGLDGFETAYPKELSGGMRQRVGFARALVLEPDLLLMDEPFSALDVLTAENLRTELVNLWSTKDFPTRAICIVTHNIEEAVQLADRVVVLGANPGHIIAEVVVDQPRPRNRRAPGFLALVDQIYGLLTGRDTEIAAATPDTGTPFAIPLPDASVGGIAGLLELVYAKDGRADLPVIADELNFELDDLLPLVDAAALLGFLIADSGDVILTNVGANFTTADIQTSKNLFATQARRRAPLVRTICSALIGSADGSARADFFQDLLRRGFSDEDARRQLELAIEWGRYGELYDYDTDSGRITADPAGMSATA, from the coding sequence ATGACGACCGCAACCACCGGCGAAGTCCTCATCGATATCGACGATGTCGGCATGTCGTTCGACGGCGCGTCCGGCGAGCGCCTCAATGTGCTCGAACACGTGAATCTGCAAGTGCGCGACGGGGAGATCGTGGCGCTGCTGGGCCGCTCGGGCTCGGGCAAGTCCACGCTGCTGCGCGCGGTGGCCGGACTGCTGGCCCCCACCAGCGGGCAGGTCCGCTACCGGGGCACACCGCTGACCGGTTCCAATCCCGGTGCGGCCCTGGTGTTCCAGTCCTTCGCGCTGATGCCGTGGCTGACCGTGCAGGACAATGTGGAGCTGGGATTGGCCGCGCGCGGTGTGCCGCCGGCGCAGCGCCGTCAGCGTGCGCTCGAGGCGATCGACCGCATCGGCCTGGATGGTTTCGAAACCGCCTATCCCAAGGAGCTTTCCGGCGGTATGCGCCAGCGGGTGGGCTTCGCGCGCGCCCTGGTGCTGGAGCCGGATCTGCTGCTGATGGATGAGCCGTTCTCGGCCCTGGATGTGCTGACGGCGGAGAATCTGCGCACCGAACTGGTGAATCTGTGGTCCACCAAGGACTTTCCGACCCGCGCGATCTGCATCGTCACCCACAATATCGAGGAGGCGGTGCAGCTGGCCGACCGTGTGGTGGTGCTGGGCGCCAATCCCGGGCACATCATCGCCGAGGTGGTGGTGGATCAGCCGCGCCCGCGCAATCGCCGCGCGCCCGGTTTCCTGGCCCTGGTCGATCAGATCTACGGGCTGCTCACCGGTCGCGATACCGAAATCGCCGCCGCCACACCCGATACCGGCACCCCGTTCGCCATCCCGCTGCCCGATGCCTCGGTCGGTGGCATCGCAGGCCTGCTGGAGCTGGTCTACGCCAAGGACGGGCGCGCCGATCTGCCGGTGATCGCCGACGAATTGAACTTCGAACTCGACGATCTGCTGCCCCTGGTGGATGCGGCCGCCCTGCTGGGATTCCTGATCGCCGATTCCGGTGATGTGATCCTGACCAATGTGGGCGCGAACTTCACCACCGCCGATATCCAGACCAGCAAGAACCTCTTCGCCACCCAGGCGCGCCGGCGCGCGCCCCTGGTGCGCACCATCTGCAGTGCGCTGATCGGCAGCGCCGACGGCAGTGCCCGCGCCGATTTCTTCCAGGACCTGCTGCGGCGCGGCTTCTCCGACGAGGACGCGCGCCGGCAACTGGAATTGGCCATCGAATGGGGCCGCTACGGCGAGTTGTACGACTACGACACCGATTCCGGCCGCATCACCGCGGACCCGGCGGGCATGTCGGCCACCGCATAG
- a CDS encoding ABC transporter permease, with protein sequence MSTTYPTRGVLDRPRSRWADIAVFAAAAILIWLVVRVSQGMNVPFDDSAAPSSISTDPAELPYYAARSLLRMFLALGLSIVFTFVFATAAARLPRAEKVMLPALDILQSVPILGFLSVTVTGFIALFPGSTLGLEAASIFAIFTSQAWNMAFAFHHSLISQPRELDEAARNLRLSRWQRFWRLDVPSGMFPLVWNAMMSFGGGWFFLTAAEAISVNNREYALPGIGSYVASAAAQSNTGKVLLAIVAMIVMVVGLNVLFWRPITVWVERFRFEDSKSAQAPRSLVLNLLRRSHIMVLLGRVFGPLVYPIDRMMRVFGLAEHQLYVPEKRRRANDLVFTVIVSVALAAGCFLMLRYIRSTVGFEELAHAAGLGAITLLRVIVVLLFATVIWVPVGVWIGLNPKVSRIAQPIVQVLASFPANFLFPLVGAVLLATSASLQWAGIVLMALGAQWYILFNVIAGASAVPNDLREAATSLRLPRTLWWRRLILPAIFPSFVTGAITAAGGAWNAAIVAEVVKFGDTTLTATGLGSYIADATSVGDGPRILVGVLIMSAYVVGLNRLFWRRLYTLAQRRYSF encoded by the coding sequence ATGAGCACCACCTATCCCACCCGCGGTGTGCTCGATCGCCCGCGTTCGCGCTGGGCCGATATCGCGGTCTTCGCCGCCGCGGCGATCCTGATCTGGCTGGTGGTGCGGGTCTCGCAGGGCATGAACGTGCCCTTCGACGATTCCGCGGCACCGTCGAGCATTTCCACCGATCCCGCCGAACTGCCCTACTACGCGGCGCGCTCGCTGCTGCGCATGTTCCTGGCGCTGGGGCTGTCGATCGTGTTCACCTTCGTCTTCGCCACCGCCGCGGCCCGGTTGCCGCGCGCGGAGAAGGTCATGCTCCCGGCGCTGGACATTCTGCAGTCGGTGCCGATCCTGGGTTTCCTGTCGGTGACGGTGACCGGGTTCATCGCCCTGTTCCCGGGCTCCACACTGGGTTTGGAGGCGGCGTCGATCTTCGCGATCTTCACCTCGCAGGCCTGGAATATGGCCTTCGCGTTCCACCACAGCCTCATCTCGCAGCCGCGGGAACTCGATGAGGCGGCCCGCAATCTGAGATTGTCGCGCTGGCAGCGGTTTTGGCGGCTGGATGTGCCCAGCGGCATGTTCCCGCTGGTGTGGAACGCGATGATGAGTTTCGGCGGCGGCTGGTTCTTCCTGACCGCGGCCGAGGCGATCAGCGTCAACAATCGCGAGTACGCGCTGCCGGGCATCGGCTCCTATGTGGCCAGTGCGGCCGCGCAGAGCAATACCGGCAAGGTGCTGCTGGCGATCGTGGCCATGATCGTCATGGTAGTGGGCTTGAATGTGCTGTTCTGGCGGCCGATCACGGTGTGGGTGGAGCGTTTTCGCTTCGAGGACAGCAAATCCGCGCAGGCCCCGCGCAGCCTGGTGCTGAATCTGTTGCGCCGCAGCCACATCATGGTGCTGCTGGGTCGGGTCTTCGGGCCGCTGGTGTATCCGATCGACCGGATGATGCGGGTGTTCGGCCTGGCCGAGCATCAACTGTATGTGCCCGAAAAGCGCCGCCGCGCCAATGATCTGGTGTTCACGGTCATCGTCTCGGTCGCGCTGGCGGCGGGCTGTTTCCTCATGCTGCGCTATATCCGGTCCACGGTCGGTTTCGAGGAACTGGCCCATGCCGCGGGCCTGGGCGCGATCACGCTGCTGCGGGTGATCGTGGTGCTGCTCTTCGCCACCGTCATCTGGGTGCCGGTCGGGGTGTGGATCGGGTTGAACCCCAAGGTCTCCCGTATCGCGCAGCCGATCGTGCAGGTGCTGGCCAGCTTCCCCGCCAACTTCTTGTTCCCGCTCGTGGGCGCGGTGCTGCTGGCGACCAGTGCGAGCCTGCAGTGGGCGGGCATCGTTCTGATGGCCCTGGGCGCGCAGTGGTACATCCTGTTCAATGTGATCGCCGGCGCCTCGGCGGTGCCCAATGATCTGCGCGAGGCCGCGACCAGTCTGCGCTTGCCGCGCACCCTGTGGTGGCGGCGGCTGATCCTGCCCGCCATCTTCCCCAGCTTCGTCACCGGCGCCATCACCGCGGCCGGCGGGGCGTGGAATGCCGCCATCGTCGCCGAGGTCGTGAAATTCGGTGACACCACGCTCACGGCAACAGGTCTGGGTTCCTATATCGCCGACGCCACCAGCGTCGGTGACGGCCCGCGCATTCTGGTGGGCGTGCTCATCATGAGCGCCTATGTGGTCGGCCTCAATCGACTCTTCTGGCGGCGGCTCTACACCCTGGCGCAACGCCGCTACTCGTTCTAA
- a CDS encoding MgtC/SapB family protein translates to MTTWEMLLRLGAGVGFGAVIGFERQYRARMAGLRTNALVSAGATLFVLLSAHGFSGSDADPTRVAAQIVSGIGFLGAGVIMRDGFNIRGLNTAATLWCAAAVGALTGAGMYTTAAAGTVAVVVVNTALRTAARAVDRPVDRDQDALYAFTAVTDDAHEAAVRSLLVQSLTRTDFRLVSISSHNTVPGRVEVRAELTGDRRDDRQMESAVSRLSLEPSVTSVGWRTVPQPEVEA, encoded by the coding sequence ATGACCACGTGGGAAATGCTACTTCGGCTCGGCGCGGGTGTCGGGTTCGGTGCGGTGATCGGCTTCGAGCGGCAGTACCGGGCACGCATGGCCGGATTGCGCACGAATGCTCTGGTCTCCGCCGGAGCCACCCTGTTCGTGCTGCTGTCGGCACACGGTTTCAGCGGCAGCGACGCTGACCCGACTCGCGTTGCGGCACAGATCGTTTCCGGTATCGGCTTCCTCGGCGCGGGTGTCATCATGCGCGACGGGTTCAATATCCGCGGCCTCAATACCGCTGCCACCCTGTGGTGCGCGGCCGCGGTCGGCGCCCTCACCGGCGCCGGTATGTACACCACCGCCGCGGCGGGCACGGTCGCGGTCGTGGTGGTCAATACCGCGCTGCGCACCGCCGCCCGCGCGGTGGATCGGCCGGTCGATCGCGATCAGGACGCGCTGTACGCGTTCACCGCCGTCACCGATGACGCGCACGAGGCGGCGGTGCGCTCGCTGCTGGTGCAGTCCTTGACGCGCACGGACTTCCGGCTGGTGTCCATCTCCAGTCACAACACCGTGCCCGGGCGGGTGGAGGTGCGCGCGGAGTTGACCGGGGATCGCCGCGACGACCGGCAGATGGAGTCCGCGGTGAGCCGGCTGAGCCTGGAGCCGTCGGTCACCAGTGTCGGCTGGCGCACGGTGCCACAACCGGAGGTCGAGGCATGA
- a CDS encoding AraC family transcriptional regulator — MVSVPIARHLLRAKDLADARYGEPLGVVDMAAAAGLSRAHFSREFRRAFGESPHSYLLTRRMERAAALLRYTDHSVADICFRVGWQSVGSFTTTFTRTFGRSPTMYRAAYPPAAQHVRVPSCMVRFFGRPQNSPS; from the coding sequence GTGGTTTCGGTACCGATCGCACGCCATCTGCTGCGGGCGAAAGATCTGGCCGACGCGCGCTACGGCGAACCCCTGGGGGTGGTCGATATGGCGGCGGCGGCCGGATTGTCGCGCGCGCATTTCAGTCGCGAATTCCGTCGCGCCTTCGGCGAGTCACCTCACAGCTATCTGCTCACGCGGCGGATGGAACGCGCCGCCGCACTGCTGCGCTATACCGATCATTCCGTCGCCGATATCTGCTTCCGCGTCGGCTGGCAGAGCGTCGGCTCGTTCACCACCACCTTCACCCGCACCTTCGGCCGGTCACCGACGATGTACCGCGCCGCCTATCCGCCCGCCGCCCAGCACGTGCGCGTGCCCTCGTGCATGGTGCGCTTTTTCGGCCGCCCGCAGAACAGCCCGTCCTGA
- a CDS encoding MFS transporter has protein sequence MSTRDPKSAQQTRAVAAAAMGNATEWFDYGVYAAAATYITAAFFPGHLGALGTMLGFAVSFLLRPLGGMVWGPLGDRVGRKAVLATTILLMAGATGALGILPTHATAGVLAPILLITLRVVQGFSTGGEYGGAATYLAETCSDRRRGFLGSFLEFGTLGGFVGGSAVVLACQLALGSDAMHAWGWRIPFLLAVPLGLIGWYLRSRLEESPVFTEVQAQKQPPTGLRVLFTDYRRELLTLAGLVVALNIANYTLLTYQPTYLQHTLGMGESTTTAMMLVGQVIMMAALPWFGRLSDRVGRRPMWLYSLIGLAVLAVPMYWLMGRGTVWAVLGFVVLGLLYLPQLATITATFPAIFPTQVRYAGFALGYNVSTAVFGGTAPLVNEAVIDGTGWTLFPALYMVFGCGIGLIAWFFLRETAGASLRGTEVPDSGEIPVLAKAGAAPDARGAAVGA, from the coding sequence ATGAGCACCCGCGACCCGAAATCCGCACAGCAGACCCGTGCGGTGGCCGCAGCGGCCATGGGCAATGCCACCGAATGGTTCGACTACGGCGTCTACGCCGCGGCCGCCACCTACATCACCGCCGCCTTCTTTCCCGGGCACCTCGGCGCCCTGGGCACCATGCTCGGTTTCGCGGTGTCGTTCCTGCTGCGCCCGCTCGGCGGCATGGTGTGGGGCCCGCTGGGTGACCGGGTGGGCCGAAAAGCGGTGCTGGCCACCACGATTCTGCTCATGGCCGGTGCGACCGGCGCCCTGGGCATCCTGCCCACCCATGCCACCGCGGGAGTGCTCGCGCCCATTCTGCTGATCACCCTGCGGGTGGTGCAGGGCTTCTCCACCGGCGGTGAATACGGCGGCGCGGCAACCTATCTCGCCGAGACCTGCTCCGATCGCCGCCGCGGTTTCCTGGGCAGCTTCCTGGAATTCGGCACCCTGGGCGGTTTCGTCGGCGGTTCGGCGGTGGTGCTGGCCTGCCAGCTGGCACTGGGCTCGGACGCCATGCACGCGTGGGGCTGGCGCATTCCGTTCCTGCTGGCGGTGCCGCTGGGGCTGATCGGCTGGTATCTGCGCTCACGGCTGGAGGAATCGCCGGTCTTCACCGAGGTGCAGGCCCAGAAGCAGCCGCCGACCGGATTGCGGGTGCTGTTCACCGATTACCGGCGTGAGCTGCTGACCCTGGCCGGGCTGGTGGTGGCGCTCAATATCGCGAACTACACCCTGCTGACCTATCAGCCGACCTATCTGCAGCACACCCTGGGCATGGGCGAATCCACCACCACCGCCATGATGCTGGTCGGCCAGGTGATCATGATGGCGGCGCTGCCGTGGTTCGGCCGCCTGTCCGACCGGGTCGGGCGCCGGCCGATGTGGCTGTATTCGCTGATCGGCCTGGCGGTGCTGGCGGTCCCGATGTACTGGCTGATGGGCCGTGGAACCGTCTGGGCCGTCCTCGGTTTCGTGGTATTGGGGCTGCTGTATCTGCCGCAGCTGGCGACCATCACGGCCACCTTCCCCGCCATCTTTCCCACCCAGGTCCGCTATGCGGGCTTCGCGCTGGGCTACAACGTGTCCACGGCCGTCTTCGGCGGCACCGCACCGCTGGTGAACGAGGCGGTCATCGACGGCACCGGCTGGACCCTGTTCCCGGCGCTGTACATGGTCTTCGGCTGCGGTATCGGCCTGATCGCCTGGTTCTTCCTGCGCGAGACCGCGGGCGCCTCGCTGCGCGGCACCGAAGTGCCCGATTCCGGAGAGATACCCGTGCTCGCGAAGGCCGGCGCGGCCCCGGATGCGCGCGGTGCGGCCGTCGGCGCGTGA
- a CDS encoding VOC family protein, protein MKISSVQLWVHDQAAALTFYTEKVGMELRSDVTMPEMGDFRWLSVGPVGQPELEIVLMAVPGAPVMDSETQAQVRDLMSKGYAGAVFLTTDDVQRDFEALQSRGVEFTEKPQEQPYGIDCSFRDPSGNNLRLAQLPAQA, encoded by the coding sequence ATGAAGATTTCCAGCGTGCAGCTGTGGGTCCACGACCAGGCCGCCGCGCTCACGTTCTATACCGAGAAGGTCGGTATGGAATTGCGTAGTGATGTGACCATGCCGGAGATGGGTGACTTCCGCTGGCTCTCGGTCGGTCCCGTCGGGCAGCCCGAGCTCGAGATCGTCCTCATGGCCGTGCCCGGGGCGCCGGTGATGGATTCGGAGACCCAGGCGCAGGTGCGCGACCTCATGTCCAAAGGCTATGCCGGAGCGGTCTTCCTGACCACCGACGATGTGCAGCGCGACTTCGAGGCCCTGCAGTCGCGCGGGGTGGAATTCACCGAGAAGCCGCAGGAGCAGCCCTATGGCATCGACTGCTCCTTCCGCGACCCGTCGGGCAACAATCTGCGCCTGGCGCAACTGCCCGCACAGGCCTGA
- a CDS encoding carboxymuconolactone decarboxylase family protein, whose protein sequence is MESRLNMFDTEVGAKFAKRFATAATVLIGSPLPKVTQELVMLRVSQINGCGFCTDAHAKDLAHAGEPAVRINLVAAWRESTVYTEPERAALALAEEGTRLADAHHGVSDETWAQARKHYDDEQIAALVALVAQINAANRLGVILRQQGGSYKPGAFAATAD, encoded by the coding sequence ATGGAATCGCGTTTGAATATGTTCGATACCGAGGTCGGCGCCAAGTTCGCCAAACGATTCGCCACCGCGGCGACGGTGCTCATCGGGTCGCCGCTGCCGAAGGTCACGCAGGAGCTGGTGATGTTGCGGGTGAGTCAGATCAACGGCTGCGGGTTCTGCACCGATGCGCACGCCAAGGATCTCGCGCATGCCGGAGAACCCGCGGTGCGGATCAATCTGGTCGCGGCCTGGCGCGAGAGCACGGTCTACACCGAGCCCGAGCGGGCCGCGCTCGCGCTCGCCGAGGAGGGCACCCGCCTCGCCGACGCCCATCACGGCGTGTCCGACGAGACCTGGGCGCAGGCGCGCAAGCATTACGACGACGAGCAGATCGCGGCGCTGGTCGCACTGGTGGCTCAGATCAATGCGGCCAATCGGCTCGGTGTGATCCTGCGCCAGCAGGGCGGGTCCTACAAGCCCGGCGCGTTCGCGGCCACGGCCGACTGA